One stretch of Armatimonadota bacterium DNA includes these proteins:
- a CDS encoding protein-glutamate O-methyltransferase CheR — MREYAALVDLLRQCTGLDLGQYRPDQVERRLLGALHRMGVRSPEEFVSRARRDPSLLADLVDRLTVHVSEFFRNPELFEILQQRVLPELLTRFRDLRVWSAGCSHGAEAYSAGILLLELDPSGGWSVLGTDIDRRVLRQAEEGVYGEQDVRNVSPPRRARFFVRVQDRWQVGPELRRRVRFQRHDLLSDPFGGPWHLILCRNVVIYFTEEAKRELYRRFHQVLAPGGYLFVGAAEQIFGAREMGFEPVYPFFYRKTPGRKRGA; from the coding sequence ATGCGTGAATACGCGGCCCTCGTGGACCTCCTCCGGCAGTGCACGGGCCTGGACCTGGGCCAGTACCGGCCCGACCAGGTGGAGCGGCGGCTATTGGGTGCCCTGCACCGCATGGGCGTGCGCTCCCCAGAGGAATTCGTGTCCCGCGCGCGCCGGGATCCGTCCCTGCTCGCGGACCTGGTGGACCGCCTCACCGTCCACGTCTCCGAGTTCTTCCGCAACCCGGAGCTGTTCGAGATCCTCCAACAGCGGGTGCTCCCGGAGCTGTTGACGCGGTTCCGGGATCTGCGGGTGTGGAGCGCGGGTTGCTCCCACGGCGCGGAGGCCTACAGCGCGGGGATCCTCCTCCTGGAGCTGGATCCCTCGGGAGGGTGGTCCGTGCTGGGGACGGACATCGATCGCCGCGTGCTGCGACAGGCCGAGGAGGGCGTCTACGGCGAGCAAGACGTCCGGAACGTTTCCCCGCCGCGGCGGGCACGGTTCTTTGTGCGGGTGCAGGACCGATGGCAGGTCGGCCCGGAGCTGCGGCGGAGGGTGCGGTTCCAGCGACATGACCTCCTCTCCGACCCCTTCGGCGGCCCCTGGCACCTCATCCTCTGCCGGAACGTGGTCATCTACTTCACGGAGGAGGCCAAGCGGGAACTCTACCGCCGGTTTCACCAGGTCCTGGCGCCCGGCGGATACCTTTTCGTGGGCGCCGCGGAGCAGATCTTCGGCGCGCGGGAGATGGGATTCGAGCCCGTCTACCCCTTCTTCTACCGGAAGACCCCGGGGAGGAAGCGCGGTGCATAG
- a CDS encoding GAF domain-containing protein, whose translation MRENAIRACREVLRRLRFEVPFDLGTVWLRTHEGTVPAATVGPPLDLLEQIPFRTGMGLRTWVLETGRAVRVPSRTRGLRAGSLRGFLAVPAEHAGQRVAVVVLGRTGSAFTDAEEQAVQRAAEELARALGGSHA comes from the coding sequence ATGAGGGAGAACGCCATCCGTGCGTGCCGGGAAGTCCTGCGGCGTCTGCGCTTCGAGGTGCCCTTCGATCTCGGCACCGTCTGGCTGCGCACGCACGAGGGGACGGTGCCCGCGGCCACCGTGGGCCCTCCTCTGGACCTGCTGGAGCAGATCCCTTTCCGGACGGGCATGGGACTGCGGACGTGGGTCCTGGAGACCGGGCGGGCCGTCCGCGTGCCGTCCCGGACCCGAGGTCTCCGCGCCGGTTCCCTGCGGGGATTCCTCGCGGTCCCCGCGGAGCACGCGGGCCAGCGGGTGGCGGTGGTGGTGCTGGGCCGCACGGGATCGGCTTTCACGGACGCGGAGGAACAGGCGGTGCAACGCGCGGCGGAGGAGCTCGCCCGCGCGTTGGGAGGCTCCCATGCGTGA
- the cheB gene encoding chemotaxis-specific protein-glutamate methyltransferase CheB: MAQGLRRIRVVVADDSPTFRRLLCSVLEQDPEVEVVGVAADGAQAVELARRLRPDVVTLDLEMPVMDGLVALRTLAQELSTPVVVLSAHTVPGADLALKALEVGAVEVEAKPPGLPATGDLEPLVQKVKAAARARFPRRRPSIRVRVVAVAASTGGPAALTMLFSRLPPLRLPLVVVQHMPPGFTAGLARRLHEVSRIRVEEAEDGVIPQPGVAYVAPGGRQLVVRDGRWAVVEPAPSEILRPSADVTFSSLAEAYSPVLGVVLTGMGRDGLEGCRHIKRAGGLVIAQNQETSVVYGMPRAVVEAGLADFVLPLERIGEEVARIAGEGG; the protein is encoded by the coding sequence GTGGCCCAGGGGCTGAGGCGCATCCGGGTGGTGGTGGCGGACGACTCCCCCACCTTCCGAAGGTTGCTCTGCTCCGTCCTGGAGCAGGACCCGGAGGTGGAGGTGGTGGGGGTAGCCGCGGACGGTGCCCAGGCCGTGGAGCTGGCCCGGAGGCTCAGACCGGACGTGGTGACCCTGGACCTGGAGATGCCGGTGATGGACGGGCTCGTGGCCCTGCGAACGCTTGCCCAGGAGCTCTCCACCCCCGTGGTGGTACTGAGCGCCCACACGGTTCCGGGGGCGGACCTCGCCCTCAAGGCCCTGGAGGTGGGCGCGGTGGAGGTGGAAGCGAAGCCTCCAGGCCTTCCGGCCACGGGGGACCTCGAACCGCTGGTGCAGAAGGTGAAGGCCGCGGCCCGGGCCCGGTTCCCCCGACGGCGTCCCTCGATCCGGGTGCGGGTCGTGGCCGTGGCCGCGTCCACGGGCGGCCCCGCGGCCCTCACCATGCTGTTCTCCCGTCTCCCACCCCTCCGGCTTCCCCTGGTGGTGGTGCAGCACATGCCCCCGGGATTCACCGCGGGGCTGGCACGGCGCCTCCACGAGGTGAGTCGGATCCGGGTGGAGGAAGCGGAGGACGGAGTCATTCCGCAACCCGGGGTGGCCTACGTGGCACCCGGCGGGCGGCAATTGGTCGTACGGGACGGGCGGTGGGCCGTGGTAGAGCCTGCGCCCTCGGAGATCCTCAGGCCGTCCGCGGACGTCACCTTCTCCTCCCTCGCGGAGGCTTACTCCCCGGTCCTGGGGGTGGTCCTCACGGGCATGGGGCGGGACGGCCTGGAGGGCTGCCGGCACATCAAGCGGGCGGGCGGGCTGGTCATCGCCCAGAACCAGGAGACCAGCGTGGTGTACGGCATGCCGCGGGCCGTGGTGGAAGCGGGGCTCGCGGACTTCGTGCTGCCTCTGGAGCGCATCGGGGAGGAGGTGGCGAGGATCGCGGGAGAGGGGGGATGA
- a CDS encoding flagellar brake protein, giving the protein MELRENQRVELWVGGRAYPVRVEEVGPGRVLLSAPMERGRPFFPPTGTRVRGRLYGEGGAWEFEGSVTECVRLPVEAVCVRLAGPLRPVDRRALPRRRMSARVYVARLDQHPTRLVEAWLVDLSAGGCRLELVNPWPEPRPTEQVLVTVPGRAGASLVGRVVWSRPQFDRGRHFSVGVQWDPASAAAARRVLETREGMGWPRG; this is encoded by the coding sequence ATGGAGCTGCGGGAGAACCAGCGGGTGGAGCTCTGGGTGGGTGGAAGAGCTTATCCCGTGCGGGTGGAGGAGGTGGGGCCGGGGCGGGTGCTCCTCAGCGCGCCCATGGAGCGGGGACGGCCTTTCTTCCCGCCCACCGGGACCCGGGTACGAGGCCGGCTGTACGGGGAGGGCGGGGCCTGGGAGTTCGAGGGAAGCGTCACGGAGTGCGTGCGGCTGCCCGTGGAAGCGGTGTGCGTACGGCTGGCCGGCCCGCTGCGGCCCGTGGATCGGCGGGCTCTCCCCCGCCGGCGGATGTCCGCCCGCGTGTATGTGGCCCGACTGGACCAGCACCCCACCCGCCTCGTGGAGGCGTGGCTCGTGGATCTCTCCGCGGGCGGCTGCCGGCTGGAGCTGGTGAACCCCTGGCCGGAGCCCAGGCCCACGGAGCAGGTGCTCGTCACGGTTCCGGGACGCGCGGGGGCGTCCCTGGTGGGCCGCGTGGTGTGGAGCCGGCCTCAGTTCGATCGGGGCCGTCACTTCTCGGTGGGTGTCCAGTGGGATCCCGCGAGCGCGGCCGCGGCCCGGAGGGTTCTGGAGACACGGGAGGGGATGGGGTGGCCCAGGGGCTGA
- a CDS encoding flagellar biosynthesis protein FlhA, giving the protein MTFGRRLVQGSDLGLVACLLLITAALVVPLPPPLVDVLLIANLALSVVVLLATAYITDPLQLSVFPSLLLAAALGRLGLNVAMARLILTQGSAGSVVAAFGGLVVGGNLVVGLVIFAILLIVQFLVVTNGTSRMAEVAARFALDAMPGKQMSIDAELNAGTLTEEAARERRRRVEQQSDFFGAMDGASKFVRGDAIAGLLITAINLLGGFGVGLSRGLSPSEAAQAFALQAVGAGLALQIPSLLLSAASGLILTRTAGGDHLGADVVAQLTARWRPLLAAGGIVAAVGLFPGLPKVAFLLVGGMLAAVGWALRAPQPLPEPQAPPAPAQEAVHGLAEVDPLCVEIGYGLIELVEPSRGGDLLQRIVALRKQVAAQMGLVIPPVRVRDEPTLGSREYRILLRGVEVARAEVMPTGLLAVRTSPDAPELPGVQTVDPAFGSPAVWISEHERAVAEASGYTVVEPSVVMVTHLGEVVRRHGWRLLSRQDVQEMLDRLRERQKTLVEELVPQVLSVGEVQRVLQLLLQEGVPIRDLVTILETLADHGRAVKEPERLVELVRRALGRGLYQHLLDEARRLHVLVLDPAAEAVLLEGAQGRKVDVEALHRLQQAIRAAWEVAVQTSPHPVLLCSGAVRSAVRRLVEHGVPQIPVIAFEELEPDLDLHRLGTVRVDG; this is encoded by the coding sequence GTGCAGGGCAGTGACCTGGGACTGGTGGCGTGTCTTCTGCTCATCACCGCCGCCTTGGTCGTCCCCCTCCCCCCTCCGCTCGTGGATGTCTTGCTCATCGCGAACCTGGCCCTCTCCGTGGTGGTGCTGCTGGCGACCGCCTACATCACGGATCCCCTCCAGCTCTCGGTGTTCCCGTCCCTCCTGCTGGCCGCGGCCCTCGGGCGGCTGGGACTCAACGTGGCCATGGCCCGTCTCATCCTCACCCAAGGGTCCGCGGGGAGCGTGGTGGCCGCGTTTGGGGGACTCGTGGTGGGCGGGAACCTCGTGGTGGGCTTGGTGATCTTCGCCATCCTGCTCATCGTGCAGTTCCTCGTGGTCACCAACGGCACCAGCCGCATGGCAGAGGTGGCGGCCCGGTTCGCCCTAGACGCCATGCCCGGCAAGCAGATGAGCATCGACGCGGAGCTCAACGCGGGCACCCTCACGGAGGAGGCAGCTCGGGAGCGACGGCGGCGGGTGGAGCAGCAGTCCGACTTCTTTGGAGCCATGGACGGCGCCAGCAAGTTCGTGCGGGGGGACGCCATCGCGGGCCTCCTCATCACCGCCATCAACCTCCTGGGAGGCTTTGGGGTGGGGTTGAGCCGCGGCCTCTCCCCCTCAGAGGCGGCCCAGGCCTTCGCCCTCCAGGCGGTGGGGGCGGGACTCGCGCTCCAGATCCCTTCCCTGCTCCTCTCCGCGGCGAGCGGCCTCATCCTCACCCGCACCGCGGGGGGAGACCACCTGGGCGCAGACGTGGTGGCCCAACTCACCGCCCGGTGGCGGCCGCTTCTGGCCGCGGGCGGCATCGTGGCCGCGGTGGGCCTCTTCCCGGGTCTCCCGAAGGTGGCGTTTCTCCTCGTGGGCGGGATGCTGGCCGCGGTGGGCTGGGCGCTGCGGGCTCCCCAACCCCTGCCCGAGCCCCAGGCGCCTCCCGCGCCCGCTCAGGAAGCGGTGCATGGCCTTGCGGAGGTAGATCCCCTGTGCGTGGAGATCGGTTACGGCCTCATCGAACTCGTGGAGCCCAGCCGGGGCGGGGATCTGCTGCAGCGCATCGTGGCCCTCCGCAAGCAGGTGGCCGCCCAGATGGGGCTAGTGATCCCGCCCGTCCGGGTGCGGGACGAGCCCACCCTGGGCTCCCGGGAGTACCGCATCCTCCTCCGGGGCGTGGAGGTGGCCCGGGCGGAGGTGATGCCCACGGGATTGCTCGCCGTCCGGACCTCCCCGGACGCCCCGGAGCTACCGGGCGTGCAGACCGTGGATCCCGCCTTCGGCAGCCCTGCCGTGTGGATCTCAGAGCACGAGCGGGCGGTGGCGGAGGCGAGCGGTTACACGGTGGTGGAGCCGTCCGTGGTGATGGTCACGCACCTGGGGGAGGTGGTGCGACGTCACGGGTGGCGGCTGCTGAGCCGGCAGGACGTGCAGGAGATGCTGGACCGGCTGCGGGAACGGCAGAAGACCCTGGTGGAGGAGCTGGTGCCCCAGGTGCTGAGCGTGGGCGAGGTCCAGCGGGTGCTGCAGCTCCTTCTGCAGGAGGGCGTCCCCATCCGGGACCTCGTGACCATCCTGGAGACCCTGGCGGACCATGGGCGGGCGGTGAAGGAGCCGGAGCGGCTGGTGGAGCTGGTCCGGCGGGCGCTGGGCCGCGGACTCTACCAGCACCTGCTCGATGAAGCGCGCCGGCTGCACGTGCTGGTACTGGATCCCGCCGCGGAGGCCGTACTGCTGGAAGGCGCGCAGGGCCGGAAAGTGGACGTGGAGGCCCTGCACCGGCTGCAACAGGCCATCCGGGCCGCGTGGGAGGTCGCCGTCCAGACAAGCCCGCATCCCGTGCTGTTGTGCTCGGGTGCCGTGCGCAGCGCGGTGCGACGGCTCGTGGAGCATGGGGTCCCGCAGATCCCCGTGATCGCCTTTGAGGAGCTGGAACCCGACCTCGACCTCCACAGGCTGGGGACGGTGCGGGTGGACGGTTGA